One genomic window of bacterium includes the following:
- a CDS encoding N-6 DNA methylase — MVENKRISPLFEEAVKRNFDVPWPLIDDDGNEAETTSLIKSERILAALAFGLGALVVRGLSTSETKLAYGLPKMSDRVIRELRDRIRAGEDPLGEAFCALRPPPRRRKDGAVYTPREIVKAIISWAETVGEPKRVIDPGAGSGRFLLEAGRRFPKAYLVAVESDPLAALTVKANLAASGMADRAEVRLEDFRTSTLDGFEGSTLYVGNPPYVRHHLIEPKWKSWLKNEAAEMGLNASTLAGLHVYFFLSIARRAKAGDYGGLITAAEWMDVNYGQLVRDLFLDRLGGQSVIVIEPGAEPFPGTATTGAITTFTVNGKSPSAKFARVESLKNLSDLSIGRPVGRERLATEKRWSHFTRTPREVPEGYTELGELARVHRGQVTGANHIWIAGPHSAGLPETVLFPTVTKARELFSASWVLTDDEALRRVIDLPQDLSGFNGKEKDAINRFLKRAEEMGVRESYIVRHRKAWWSVGLRKPAPILATYMARRPPTFVLNRVEARHLNIAHGLYPREEITAEVLTGLVHYLRESASLHGGRVYAGGLTKFEPREMERLPIPEPEILKEIGIARTSEMDN, encoded by the coding sequence ATAAAAGAATATCCCCCTTATTCGAAGAGGCGGTAAAAAGGAACTTCGATGTTCCTTGGCCTCTTATAGACGACGATGGAAACGAGGCGGAAACGACCAGCCTCATAAAAAGCGAGCGTATACTAGCTGCGCTCGCCTTTGGATTGGGGGCGCTAGTCGTTAGGGGATTATCTACATCGGAAACCAAGCTCGCATACGGACTGCCGAAGATGAGCGACCGGGTTATACGCGAATTGCGAGATCGAATTCGCGCCGGAGAAGACCCACTCGGAGAGGCGTTTTGTGCGTTGCGGCCCCCACCGCGGCGTCGTAAAGACGGTGCCGTCTATACGCCCCGCGAGATCGTCAAAGCTATCATTTCGTGGGCGGAGACGGTTGGGGAACCAAAACGGGTAATCGATCCTGGCGCGGGATCTGGCCGATTTTTATTGGAGGCCGGCCGGAGGTTTCCGAAAGCGTATCTTGTCGCGGTGGAGTCGGACCCGCTCGCAGCGTTAACTGTAAAAGCGAACCTTGCGGCGTCCGGTATGGCGGATCGGGCTGAGGTTCGGTTGGAAGATTTCCGTACCTCAACACTGGACGGATTTGAGGGCAGTACGCTTTACGTTGGCAACCCTCCGTACGTGCGGCACCACTTAATAGAACCGAAGTGGAAATCGTGGTTGAAAAACGAAGCGGCGGAGATGGGGCTTAACGCTAGTACGCTGGCGGGGCTCCACGTTTATTTCTTCCTATCCATAGCGCGACGCGCTAAAGCCGGTGATTACGGTGGTTTAATCACGGCCGCGGAGTGGATGGACGTCAACTACGGCCAGCTCGTTCGCGACTTATTCCTTGATCGTTTGGGCGGTCAAAGTGTCATTGTAATCGAGCCGGGGGCGGAACCGTTCCCTGGGACAGCCACGACGGGGGCTATCACGACATTCACAGTTAATGGAAAATCCCCATCCGCTAAGTTCGCTCGGGTCGAGAGTTTGAAAAACCTTAGTGATCTTTCTATCGGTCGTCCGGTTGGGCGCGAACGTTTGGCTACGGAAAAAAGGTGGTCTCATTTTACGCGGACGCCGCGCGAGGTTCCGGAAGGTTATACGGAACTCGGGGAACTCGCTCGAGTACATAGAGGACAGGTAACGGGAGCCAATCACATTTGGATCGCAGGACCCCACAGCGCAGGGCTACCCGAAACAGTACTATTCCCAACCGTTACCAAGGCCCGTGAGCTTTTTAGTGCAAGTTGGGTTTTAACCGACGACGAGGCGTTACGTCGCGTAATCGACCTACCGCAAGACCTATCAGGTTTTAACGGTAAAGAAAAAGATGCCATCAACCGCTTTCTAAAGCGCGCCGAAGAAATGGGGGTCCGCGAGAGTTATATTGTCCGTCATCGTAAAGCCTGGTGGTCCGTGGGTCTGCGAAAACCCGCCCCGATTCTTGCAACGTACATGGCGAGAAGGCCGCCCACCTTCGTCTTAAACCGAGTGGAAGCGCGGCACCTAAACATCGCTCACGGCCTTTATCCGCGTGAAGAAATAACAGCGGAGGTTCTGACCGGCCTTGTCCACTATCTACGCGAATCGGCCAGCCTACACGGAGGTCGTGTATACGCCGGTGGCCTTACTAAGTTCGAACCGCGAGAGATGGAAC